In Maniola jurtina chromosome 2, ilManJurt1.1, whole genome shotgun sequence, the following proteins share a genomic window:
- the LOC123871880 gene encoding heat shock factor protein isoform X6, whose translation MRSVVEIGASVPAFLGKLWKLVNDSETNHLISWSPGGKTFVIKNQADFARELLPLYYKHNNMASFIRQLNMYGFHKITSVENGGLRYEKDEIEFCHPCFMRGHAYLLEHIKRKIANPKSLVASNESGEKILLKPELMNKVLADVKQMKGKQESLDAKFSAMKQENEALWREVAILRQKHIKQQQIVNNLIQFLMSLVQPTRAPNSSSNNVGVKRPYQLMINNAAHNSANESGYPGKLKNIKLDKDALLEELADDNLEDGPTIHELAHDDILHNEASQDSLDPSRYVYISVLDSDNNQTSNSRKNADPEQYHVTMEDGDDTEAANNTNNYLRIPDTPPIVSSPSPTLTSQSPVTNPSIEQLMNNVNTSPGTSKSKTRNSGPKIVSGSVKTLLSPSNFHLIQPSADFKLPAEIFASDDSVSDAGVNTADEINTLSENILSGEQTTKDKMFGGINIKVENNGKTNSKLAKKAKKHTEENTCTLNLADIKTELQDDLDWSNMSLATLSNNASVNRLQAMCRRDNISQNREEFPSHFGSNLHNNKNDIDDHLDTMQTDLDSLRELLRSDTYSLDTNTLLGIEQSLFGSDDPFYGLAYNTSDERAKTSNNAEGNQLISYTGNIPDFGDISMPDLDGENSQEECMSPSSSVLNTPQVTLSSPAYPARP comes from the exons ATGCGTTCAGTGGTGGAAATTGGGGCTAGTGTCCCAGCATTTTTGGGAAAATTATGGAAATTGGTTAATGATTCAGAGACCAATCATTTGATATCATGGAGCCCT GGTGGGAAAACTTTTGTTATAAAGAATCAAGCAGACTTTGCCAGAGAACTGTTACCACTTTATTACAAACATAACAATATGGCCAGCTTTATTAGGCAATTGAATATGTATGGATTCCATAAAATAACATCTGTTGAAAATGGTGGCTTAAGATATGAAAAAGATGAGATAGAATTTTGTCACCCATGCTTCATGCGAGGCCATGCCTATCTATTAGAGCATATTAAAAGGAAGATTGCAAATCCCAAGTCACTAGTAGCAAGCAATGAAAGTGGCGAGAAAATTCTCCTAAAGCCTGAGCTCATGAACAAAGTATTAGCAGATGTAAAACAAATGAAAGGCAAACAAGAGAGTCTTGATGCTAAGTTTAGTGCAATGAAGCAGGAAAATGAAGCTCTATGGAGGGAGGTTGCTATTCTACGGCAGAAGCATATCAAGCAACAGCAAATTGTAAACAAT CTAATACAATTCTTGATGTCCCTCGTGCAACCAACAAGGGCTCCCAACTCAAGCAGCAATAACGTAGGAGTTAAACGGCCGTACCAATTGATGATAAACAACGCTGCTCACAACTCTGCAAATGAAAGCGGTTACCCGGGCAAGCTGAAGAATATTAAGCTAGACAAAGATGCCTTGTTGGAAGAATTGGCAGATGATAATCTG gAGGATGGACCAACCATTCATGAGCTTGCCCACGATGACATCTTACACAATGAAGCATCCCAGGATTCGCTGGATCCATCTAGATATGTGTATATATCTGTGTTGGATTCTGACAACAACCAAACATCAAACTCTCGCAAAAACGCTGATCCAGAACAATATCATGTCACAATGGAGGATGGTGATGACACAGAAGCAG CAAACAATACAAACAACTACTTGAGGATACCTGACACTCCACCTATAGTGTCATCCCCATCTCCTACATTGACGTCACAATCTCCTGTAACCAACCCATCTATAGAACAACTCATGAACAATGTAAACACATCCCCCGGTACATCCAAATCAAAGACGAGAAACAGTGGACCGAAAATTGTGTCAGGGAGTGTAAAGACCTTACTCTCACCCAGCAATTTCCATTTAATACAACCTTCGGCAGACTTCAAGCTCCCCGCTGAAATATTTGCAAGCGACGACTCAGTTAGCGATGCTGGTGTCAATACAGCCGAtgaaataaacacactttcagaGAACATACTCAGTGGGGAACAAACCACTAAAGATAAAATGTTTGGAGGCATTAATATTAAGGTAGAGAATAATGGCAAAACAAACAGCAAACTTGCAAAGAAAGCAAAGAAACATACGGAGGAAAACACATGCACCTTAAACCTAGCAGACATTAAGACAGAACTGCAAGATGATTTGGATTGGAGCAATATGTCATTGGCTACCTTGAGCAATAATGCCAGTGTCAATAGGTTACAAGCTAT GTGTAGGAGGGATAACATCAGTCAAAATCGGGAAGAATTTCCTTCCCACTTTGGATCAAATTTACACAACAACAA gaatgacattgacgatcaTTTAGATACGATGCAAACAGACTTGGATTCACTCAGAGAGCTGCTCAGAAGTGACACCTACTCTTTGGACACCAACACCTTGCTAGGG ATTGAACAAAGT CTTTTCGGATCAGACGATCCATTCTATGGGCTTGCTTACAATACGTCGGACGAACGGGCTAAGACTAGCAACAATG
- the LOC123871880 gene encoding heat shock factor protein isoform X11: protein MRSVVEIGASVPAFLGKLWKLVNDSETNHLISWSPGGKTFVIKNQADFARELLPLYYKHNNMASFIRQLNMYGFHKITSVENGGLRYEKDEIEFCHPCFMRGHAYLLEHIKRKIANPKSLVASNESGEKILLKPELMNKVLADVKQMKGKQESLDAKFSAMKQENEALWREVAILRQKHIKQQQIVNNLIQFLMSLVQPTRAPNSSSNNVGVKRPYQLMINNAAHNSANESGYPGKLKNIKLDKDALLEELADDNLEDGPTIHELAHDDILHNEASQDSLDPSRYVYISVLDSDNNQTSNSRKNADPEQYHVTMEDGDDTEAANNTNNYLRIPDTPPIVSSPSPTLTSQSPVTNPSIEQLMNNVNTSPGTSKSKTRNSGPKIVSGSVKTLLSPSNFHLIQPSADFKLPAEIFASDDSVSDAGVNTADEINTLSENILSGEQTTKDKMFGGINIKVENNGKTNSKLAKKAKKHTEENTCTLNLADIKTELQDDLDWSNMSLATLSNNASVNRLQAMCRRDNISQNREEFPSHFGSNLHNNKNDIDDHLDTMQTDLDSLRELLRSDTYSLDTNTLLGIEQSLFGSDDPFYGLAYNTSDERAKTSNNDTTKQYPMIDFDWLIGSSDTTPAN from the exons ATGCGTTCAGTGGTGGAAATTGGGGCTAGTGTCCCAGCATTTTTGGGAAAATTATGGAAATTGGTTAATGATTCAGAGACCAATCATTTGATATCATGGAGCCCT GGTGGGAAAACTTTTGTTATAAAGAATCAAGCAGACTTTGCCAGAGAACTGTTACCACTTTATTACAAACATAACAATATGGCCAGCTTTATTAGGCAATTGAATATGTATGGATTCCATAAAATAACATCTGTTGAAAATGGTGGCTTAAGATATGAAAAAGATGAGATAGAATTTTGTCACCCATGCTTCATGCGAGGCCATGCCTATCTATTAGAGCATATTAAAAGGAAGATTGCAAATCCCAAGTCACTAGTAGCAAGCAATGAAAGTGGCGAGAAAATTCTCCTAAAGCCTGAGCTCATGAACAAAGTATTAGCAGATGTAAAACAAATGAAAGGCAAACAAGAGAGTCTTGATGCTAAGTTTAGTGCAATGAAGCAGGAAAATGAAGCTCTATGGAGGGAGGTTGCTATTCTACGGCAGAAGCATATCAAGCAACAGCAAATTGTAAACAAT CTAATACAATTCTTGATGTCCCTCGTGCAACCAACAAGGGCTCCCAACTCAAGCAGCAATAACGTAGGAGTTAAACGGCCGTACCAATTGATGATAAACAACGCTGCTCACAACTCTGCAAATGAAAGCGGTTACCCGGGCAAGCTGAAGAATATTAAGCTAGACAAAGATGCCTTGTTGGAAGAATTGGCAGATGATAATCTG gAGGATGGACCAACCATTCATGAGCTTGCCCACGATGACATCTTACACAATGAAGCATCCCAGGATTCGCTGGATCCATCTAGATATGTGTATATATCTGTGTTGGATTCTGACAACAACCAAACATCAAACTCTCGCAAAAACGCTGATCCAGAACAATATCATGTCACAATGGAGGATGGTGATGACACAGAAGCAG CAAACAATACAAACAACTACTTGAGGATACCTGACACTCCACCTATAGTGTCATCCCCATCTCCTACATTGACGTCACAATCTCCTGTAACCAACCCATCTATAGAACAACTCATGAACAATGTAAACACATCCCCCGGTACATCCAAATCAAAGACGAGAAACAGTGGACCGAAAATTGTGTCAGGGAGTGTAAAGACCTTACTCTCACCCAGCAATTTCCATTTAATACAACCTTCGGCAGACTTCAAGCTCCCCGCTGAAATATTTGCAAGCGACGACTCAGTTAGCGATGCTGGTGTCAATACAGCCGAtgaaataaacacactttcagaGAACATACTCAGTGGGGAACAAACCACTAAAGATAAAATGTTTGGAGGCATTAATATTAAGGTAGAGAATAATGGCAAAACAAACAGCAAACTTGCAAAGAAAGCAAAGAAACATACGGAGGAAAACACATGCACCTTAAACCTAGCAGACATTAAGACAGAACTGCAAGATGATTTGGATTGGAGCAATATGTCATTGGCTACCTTGAGCAATAATGCCAGTGTCAATAGGTTACAAGCTAT GTGTAGGAGGGATAACATCAGTCAAAATCGGGAAGAATTTCCTTCCCACTTTGGATCAAATTTACACAACAACAA gaatgacattgacgatcaTTTAGATACGATGCAAACAGACTTGGATTCACTCAGAGAGCTGCTCAGAAGTGACACCTACTCTTTGGACACCAACACCTTGCTAGGG ATTGAACAAAGT CTTTTCGGATCAGACGATCCATTCTATGGGCTTGCTTACAATACGTCGGACGAACGGGCTAAGACTAGCAACAATG
- the LOC123871880 gene encoding heat shock factor protein isoform X12, with product MRSVVEIGASVPAFLGKLWKLVNDSETNHLISWSPGGKTFVIKNQADFARELLPLYYKHNNMASFIRQLNMYGFHKITSVENGGLRYEKDEIEFCHPCFMRGHAYLLEHIKRKIANPKSLVASNESGEKILLKPELMNKVLADVKQMKGKQESLDAKFSAMKQENEALWREVAILRQKHIKQQQIVNNLIQFLMSLVQPTRAPNSSSNNVGVKRPYQLMINNAAHNSANESGYPGKLKNIKLDKDALLEELADDNLEDGPTIHELAHDDILHNEASQDSLDPSRYVYISVLDSDNNQTSNSRKNADPEQYHVTMEDGDDTEAANNTNNYLRIPDTPPIVSSPSPTLTSQSPVTNPSIEQLMNNVNTSPGTSKSKTRNSGPKIVSGSVKTLLSPSNFHLIQPSADFKLPAEIFASDDSVSDAGVNTADEINTLSENILSGEQTTKDKMFGGINIKVENNGKTNSKLAKKAKKHTEENTCTLNLADIKTELQDDLDWSNMSLATLSNNASVNRLQAMCRRDNISQNREEFPSHFGSNLHNNKNDIDDHLDTMQTDLDSLRELLRSDTYSLDTNTLLGLFGSDDPFYGLAYNTSDERAKTSNNDTTKQYPMIDFDWLIGSSDTTPAN from the exons ATGCGTTCAGTGGTGGAAATTGGGGCTAGTGTCCCAGCATTTTTGGGAAAATTATGGAAATTGGTTAATGATTCAGAGACCAATCATTTGATATCATGGAGCCCT GGTGGGAAAACTTTTGTTATAAAGAATCAAGCAGACTTTGCCAGAGAACTGTTACCACTTTATTACAAACATAACAATATGGCCAGCTTTATTAGGCAATTGAATATGTATGGATTCCATAAAATAACATCTGTTGAAAATGGTGGCTTAAGATATGAAAAAGATGAGATAGAATTTTGTCACCCATGCTTCATGCGAGGCCATGCCTATCTATTAGAGCATATTAAAAGGAAGATTGCAAATCCCAAGTCACTAGTAGCAAGCAATGAAAGTGGCGAGAAAATTCTCCTAAAGCCTGAGCTCATGAACAAAGTATTAGCAGATGTAAAACAAATGAAAGGCAAACAAGAGAGTCTTGATGCTAAGTTTAGTGCAATGAAGCAGGAAAATGAAGCTCTATGGAGGGAGGTTGCTATTCTACGGCAGAAGCATATCAAGCAACAGCAAATTGTAAACAAT CTAATACAATTCTTGATGTCCCTCGTGCAACCAACAAGGGCTCCCAACTCAAGCAGCAATAACGTAGGAGTTAAACGGCCGTACCAATTGATGATAAACAACGCTGCTCACAACTCTGCAAATGAAAGCGGTTACCCGGGCAAGCTGAAGAATATTAAGCTAGACAAAGATGCCTTGTTGGAAGAATTGGCAGATGATAATCTG gAGGATGGACCAACCATTCATGAGCTTGCCCACGATGACATCTTACACAATGAAGCATCCCAGGATTCGCTGGATCCATCTAGATATGTGTATATATCTGTGTTGGATTCTGACAACAACCAAACATCAAACTCTCGCAAAAACGCTGATCCAGAACAATATCATGTCACAATGGAGGATGGTGATGACACAGAAGCAG CAAACAATACAAACAACTACTTGAGGATACCTGACACTCCACCTATAGTGTCATCCCCATCTCCTACATTGACGTCACAATCTCCTGTAACCAACCCATCTATAGAACAACTCATGAACAATGTAAACACATCCCCCGGTACATCCAAATCAAAGACGAGAAACAGTGGACCGAAAATTGTGTCAGGGAGTGTAAAGACCTTACTCTCACCCAGCAATTTCCATTTAATACAACCTTCGGCAGACTTCAAGCTCCCCGCTGAAATATTTGCAAGCGACGACTCAGTTAGCGATGCTGGTGTCAATACAGCCGAtgaaataaacacactttcagaGAACATACTCAGTGGGGAACAAACCACTAAAGATAAAATGTTTGGAGGCATTAATATTAAGGTAGAGAATAATGGCAAAACAAACAGCAAACTTGCAAAGAAAGCAAAGAAACATACGGAGGAAAACACATGCACCTTAAACCTAGCAGACATTAAGACAGAACTGCAAGATGATTTGGATTGGAGCAATATGTCATTGGCTACCTTGAGCAATAATGCCAGTGTCAATAGGTTACAAGCTAT GTGTAGGAGGGATAACATCAGTCAAAATCGGGAAGAATTTCCTTCCCACTTTGGATCAAATTTACACAACAACAA gaatgacattgacgatcaTTTAGATACGATGCAAACAGACTTGGATTCACTCAGAGAGCTGCTCAGAAGTGACACCTACTCTTTGGACACCAACACCTTGCTAGGG CTTTTCGGATCAGACGATCCATTCTATGGGCTTGCTTACAATACGTCGGACGAACGGGCTAAGACTAGCAACAATG
- the LOC123871880 gene encoding heat shock factor protein isoform X5, with the protein MRSVVEIGASVPAFLGKLWKLVNDSETNHLISWSPGGKTFVIKNQADFARELLPLYYKHNNMASFIRQLNMYGFHKITSVENGGLRYEKDEIEFCHPCFMRGHAYLLEHIKRKIANPKSLVASNESGEKILLKPELMNKVLADVKQMKGKQESLDAKFSAMKQENEALWREVAILRQKHIKQQQIVNNLIQFLMSLVQPTRAPNSSSNNVGVKRPYQLMINNAAHNSANESGYPGKLKNIKLDKDALLEELADDNLEDGPTIHELAHDDILHNEASQDSLDPSRYVYISVLDSDNNQTSNSRKNADPEQYHVTMEDGDDTEAANNTNNYLRIPDTPPIVSSPSPTLTSQSPVTNPSIEQLMNNVNTSPGTSKSKTRNSGPKIVSGSVKTLLSPSNFHLIQPSADFKLPAEIFASDDSVSDAGVNTADEINTLSENILSGEQTTKDKMFGGINIKVENNGKTNSKLAKKAKKHTEENTCTLNLADIKTELQDDLDWSNMSLATLSNNASVNRLQAMCRRDNISQNREEFPSHFGSNLHNNKNDIDDHLDTMQTDLDSLRELLRSDTYSLDTNTLLGIEQSVRPVSHHTKDNLFGSDDPFYGLAYNTSDERAKTSNNAEGNQLISYTGNIPDFGDISMPDLDGENSQEECMSPSSSVLNTPQVTLSSPAYPARP; encoded by the exons ATGCGTTCAGTGGTGGAAATTGGGGCTAGTGTCCCAGCATTTTTGGGAAAATTATGGAAATTGGTTAATGATTCAGAGACCAATCATTTGATATCATGGAGCCCT GGTGGGAAAACTTTTGTTATAAAGAATCAAGCAGACTTTGCCAGAGAACTGTTACCACTTTATTACAAACATAACAATATGGCCAGCTTTATTAGGCAATTGAATATGTATGGATTCCATAAAATAACATCTGTTGAAAATGGTGGCTTAAGATATGAAAAAGATGAGATAGAATTTTGTCACCCATGCTTCATGCGAGGCCATGCCTATCTATTAGAGCATATTAAAAGGAAGATTGCAAATCCCAAGTCACTAGTAGCAAGCAATGAAAGTGGCGAGAAAATTCTCCTAAAGCCTGAGCTCATGAACAAAGTATTAGCAGATGTAAAACAAATGAAAGGCAAACAAGAGAGTCTTGATGCTAAGTTTAGTGCAATGAAGCAGGAAAATGAAGCTCTATGGAGGGAGGTTGCTATTCTACGGCAGAAGCATATCAAGCAACAGCAAATTGTAAACAAT CTAATACAATTCTTGATGTCCCTCGTGCAACCAACAAGGGCTCCCAACTCAAGCAGCAATAACGTAGGAGTTAAACGGCCGTACCAATTGATGATAAACAACGCTGCTCACAACTCTGCAAATGAAAGCGGTTACCCGGGCAAGCTGAAGAATATTAAGCTAGACAAAGATGCCTTGTTGGAAGAATTGGCAGATGATAATCTG gAGGATGGACCAACCATTCATGAGCTTGCCCACGATGACATCTTACACAATGAAGCATCCCAGGATTCGCTGGATCCATCTAGATATGTGTATATATCTGTGTTGGATTCTGACAACAACCAAACATCAAACTCTCGCAAAAACGCTGATCCAGAACAATATCATGTCACAATGGAGGATGGTGATGACACAGAAGCAG CAAACAATACAAACAACTACTTGAGGATACCTGACACTCCACCTATAGTGTCATCCCCATCTCCTACATTGACGTCACAATCTCCTGTAACCAACCCATCTATAGAACAACTCATGAACAATGTAAACACATCCCCCGGTACATCCAAATCAAAGACGAGAAACAGTGGACCGAAAATTGTGTCAGGGAGTGTAAAGACCTTACTCTCACCCAGCAATTTCCATTTAATACAACCTTCGGCAGACTTCAAGCTCCCCGCTGAAATATTTGCAAGCGACGACTCAGTTAGCGATGCTGGTGTCAATACAGCCGAtgaaataaacacactttcagaGAACATACTCAGTGGGGAACAAACCACTAAAGATAAAATGTTTGGAGGCATTAATATTAAGGTAGAGAATAATGGCAAAACAAACAGCAAACTTGCAAAGAAAGCAAAGAAACATACGGAGGAAAACACATGCACCTTAAACCTAGCAGACATTAAGACAGAACTGCAAGATGATTTGGATTGGAGCAATATGTCATTGGCTACCTTGAGCAATAATGCCAGTGTCAATAGGTTACAAGCTAT GTGTAGGAGGGATAACATCAGTCAAAATCGGGAAGAATTTCCTTCCCACTTTGGATCAAATTTACACAACAACAA gaatgacattgacgatcaTTTAGATACGATGCAAACAGACTTGGATTCACTCAGAGAGCTGCTCAGAAGTGACACCTACTCTTTGGACACCAACACCTTGCTAGGG ATTGAACAAAGTGTAAGACCAGTTTCTCACCATACCAAAGACaat CTTTTCGGATCAGACGATCCATTCTATGGGCTTGCTTACAATACGTCGGACGAACGGGCTAAGACTAGCAACAATG
- the LOC123871880 gene encoding heat shock factor protein isoform X8 — protein MRSVVEIGASVPAFLGKLWKLVNDSETNHLISWSPGGKTFVIKNQADFARELLPLYYKHNNMASFIRQLNMYGFHKITSVENGGLRYEKDEIEFCHPCFMRGHAYLLEHIKRKIANPKSLVASNESGEKILLKPELMNKVLADVKQMKGKQESLDAKFSAMKQENEALWREVAILRQKHIKQQQIVNNLIQFLMSLVQPTRAPNSSSNNVGVKRPYQLMINNAAHNSANESGYPGKLKNIKLDKDALLEELADDNLEDGPTIHELAHDDILHNEASQDSLDPSRYVYISVLDSDNNQTSNSRKNADPEQYHVTMEDGDDTEAANNTNNYLRIPDTPPIVSSPSPTLTSQSPVTNPSIEQLMNNVNTSPGTSKSKTRNSGPKIVSGSVKTLLSPSNFHLIQPSADFKLPAEIFASDDSVSDAGVNTADEINTLSENILSGEQTTKDKMFGGINIKVENNGKTNSKLAKKAKKHTEENTCTLNLADIKTELQDDLDWSNMSLATLSNNASVNRLQAMCRRDNISQNREEFPSHFGSNLHNNKNDIDDHLDTMQTDLDSLRELLRSDTYSLDTNTLLGIEQSVRPVSHHTKDNLFGSDDPFYGLAYNTSDERAKTSNNAKKLKSEISNVSGDEIRNQSPFSEDDGSNFNVCRSGYRSCR, from the exons ATGCGTTCAGTGGTGGAAATTGGGGCTAGTGTCCCAGCATTTTTGGGAAAATTATGGAAATTGGTTAATGATTCAGAGACCAATCATTTGATATCATGGAGCCCT GGTGGGAAAACTTTTGTTATAAAGAATCAAGCAGACTTTGCCAGAGAACTGTTACCACTTTATTACAAACATAACAATATGGCCAGCTTTATTAGGCAATTGAATATGTATGGATTCCATAAAATAACATCTGTTGAAAATGGTGGCTTAAGATATGAAAAAGATGAGATAGAATTTTGTCACCCATGCTTCATGCGAGGCCATGCCTATCTATTAGAGCATATTAAAAGGAAGATTGCAAATCCCAAGTCACTAGTAGCAAGCAATGAAAGTGGCGAGAAAATTCTCCTAAAGCCTGAGCTCATGAACAAAGTATTAGCAGATGTAAAACAAATGAAAGGCAAACAAGAGAGTCTTGATGCTAAGTTTAGTGCAATGAAGCAGGAAAATGAAGCTCTATGGAGGGAGGTTGCTATTCTACGGCAGAAGCATATCAAGCAACAGCAAATTGTAAACAAT CTAATACAATTCTTGATGTCCCTCGTGCAACCAACAAGGGCTCCCAACTCAAGCAGCAATAACGTAGGAGTTAAACGGCCGTACCAATTGATGATAAACAACGCTGCTCACAACTCTGCAAATGAAAGCGGTTACCCGGGCAAGCTGAAGAATATTAAGCTAGACAAAGATGCCTTGTTGGAAGAATTGGCAGATGATAATCTG gAGGATGGACCAACCATTCATGAGCTTGCCCACGATGACATCTTACACAATGAAGCATCCCAGGATTCGCTGGATCCATCTAGATATGTGTATATATCTGTGTTGGATTCTGACAACAACCAAACATCAAACTCTCGCAAAAACGCTGATCCAGAACAATATCATGTCACAATGGAGGATGGTGATGACACAGAAGCAG CAAACAATACAAACAACTACTTGAGGATACCTGACACTCCACCTATAGTGTCATCCCCATCTCCTACATTGACGTCACAATCTCCTGTAACCAACCCATCTATAGAACAACTCATGAACAATGTAAACACATCCCCCGGTACATCCAAATCAAAGACGAGAAACAGTGGACCGAAAATTGTGTCAGGGAGTGTAAAGACCTTACTCTCACCCAGCAATTTCCATTTAATACAACCTTCGGCAGACTTCAAGCTCCCCGCTGAAATATTTGCAAGCGACGACTCAGTTAGCGATGCTGGTGTCAATACAGCCGAtgaaataaacacactttcagaGAACATACTCAGTGGGGAACAAACCACTAAAGATAAAATGTTTGGAGGCATTAATATTAAGGTAGAGAATAATGGCAAAACAAACAGCAAACTTGCAAAGAAAGCAAAGAAACATACGGAGGAAAACACATGCACCTTAAACCTAGCAGACATTAAGACAGAACTGCAAGATGATTTGGATTGGAGCAATATGTCATTGGCTACCTTGAGCAATAATGCCAGTGTCAATAGGTTACAAGCTAT GTGTAGGAGGGATAACATCAGTCAAAATCGGGAAGAATTTCCTTCCCACTTTGGATCAAATTTACACAACAACAA gaatgacattgacgatcaTTTAGATACGATGCAAACAGACTTGGATTCACTCAGAGAGCTGCTCAGAAGTGACACCTACTCTTTGGACACCAACACCTTGCTAGGG ATTGAACAAAGTGTAAGACCAGTTTCTCACCATACCAAAGACaat CTTTTCGGATCAGACGATCCATTCTATGGGCTTGCTTACAATACGTCGGACGAACGGGCTAAGACTAGCAACAATG